The Gillisia sp. Hel_I_86 genome has a segment encoding these proteins:
- a CDS encoding heavy-metal-associated domain-containing protein, whose amino-acid sequence MMIAKYHIDGVGCGGCVARIKKIMESHPAIEEIKLSLHPKGATLISMKEGLPIEELQKQLDLLEGYTITEMN is encoded by the coding sequence ATGATGATAGCAAAATATCACATAGATGGAGTAGGCTGTGGCGGTTGTGTGGCCAGGATAAAAAAAATTATGGAATCCCACCCTGCCATTGAAGAAATCAAGCTTTCCCTACACCCAAAAGGAGCAACACTTATCAGTATGAAAGAAGGACTCCCAATAGAAGAACTGCAAAAGCAGCTGGACCTGCTTGAAGGTTATACGATCACGGAAATGAATTAG